The Accipiter gentilis chromosome 7, bAccGen1.1, whole genome shotgun sequence genome includes a region encoding these proteins:
- the TPPP3 gene encoding tubulin polymerization-promoting protein family member 3 isoform X1 — protein MSCSPMARSTEMASLEESFRKFAIYGDTKATGQEMNGKNWAKLCKDCKVTDGKSVTSTDVDIVFSKVKGKTARVINYEEFKKALEELAPKRFKDKSKEEAYEAICQLVAGKEPINVGVTKAKTVGAVERLTDTSKYTGSHKERFDESGKGKGKSGRENIVDTSGYVSAYKNAGTYDAKVKK, from the exons ATGTCCTGCAGCCCCATGGCCAGGAGCACTGAGATGGCGTCCCTGGAAGAGAGCTTCCGCAAATTCGCCATCTACGGCGACACCAAGGCTACGGGACAAGAAATGAATGGGAAGAACTGGGCCAAGCTGTGCAAAGACTGCAAAGTCACCGACGGCAAAAGCGTCACCAGCACCGACGTGGACATTGTCTTCTCCAAGGTGAA AGGGAAGACAGCCCGCGTCATCAACTACGAGGAGTTCAAGAAGGCGCTGGAGGAGCTGGCCCCCAAGAGATTTAAGGACAAGAGCAAAGAGGAGGCGTATGAAGCCATCTGCCAGCTGGTGGCAGGGAAGGAGCCCATTAACGTGGGTGTCACG AAAGCCAAGACGGTGGGGGCCGTGGAGAGGCTGACGGACACCTCCAAGTACACGGGCTCCCACAAGGAGCGCTTTGACGAGAGCGGCAAGGGCAAGGGCAAGAGCGGGCGGGAGAACATCGTGGACACCAGTGGCTACGTCAGTGCCTACAAGAATGCGGGCACCTACGACGCCAAAGTGAAAAAGTAG
- the TPPP3 gene encoding tubulin polymerization-promoting protein family member 3 isoform X2, with protein MARSTEMASLEESFRKFAIYGDTKATGQEMNGKNWAKLCKDCKVTDGKSVTSTDVDIVFSKVKGKTARVINYEEFKKALEELAPKRFKDKSKEEAYEAICQLVAGKEPINVGVTKAKTVGAVERLTDTSKYTGSHKERFDESGKGKGKSGRENIVDTSGYVSAYKNAGTYDAKVKK; from the exons ATGGCCAGGAGCACTGAGATGGCGTCCCTGGAAGAGAGCTTCCGCAAATTCGCCATCTACGGCGACACCAAGGCTACGGGACAAGAAATGAATGGGAAGAACTGGGCCAAGCTGTGCAAAGACTGCAAAGTCACCGACGGCAAAAGCGTCACCAGCACCGACGTGGACATTGTCTTCTCCAAGGTGAA AGGGAAGACAGCCCGCGTCATCAACTACGAGGAGTTCAAGAAGGCGCTGGAGGAGCTGGCCCCCAAGAGATTTAAGGACAAGAGCAAAGAGGAGGCGTATGAAGCCATCTGCCAGCTGGTGGCAGGGAAGGAGCCCATTAACGTGGGTGTCACG AAAGCCAAGACGGTGGGGGCCGTGGAGAGGCTGACGGACACCTCCAAGTACACGGGCTCCCACAAGGAGCGCTTTGACGAGAGCGGCAAGGGCAAGGGCAAGAGCGGGCGGGAGAACATCGTGGACACCAGTGGCTACGTCAGTGCCTACAAGAATGCGGGCACCTACGACGCCAAAGTGAAAAAGTAG